Proteins found in one Candidatus Cloacimonadota bacterium genomic segment:
- the rbfA gene encoding 30S ribosome-binding factor RbfA: MPRIRIQRLESELFKLISTVLTFKVRDKDLQMVNVTEVKLTNDLAYAKIYYTTLEPNVKKVQLGLERSKGFIKKEIAAAKFMRIVPELIFKFDDKAEKARRLDEIFAKIHQEEADTDEN; encoded by the coding sequence TTGCCCCGTATTAGAATTCAACGTTTGGAAAGTGAACTTTTCAAGCTTATCAGTACTGTTCTCACGTTCAAAGTACGAGATAAAGACCTGCAGATGGTCAATGTTACAGAGGTTAAGCTTACCAATGATCTGGCTTATGCCAAAATCTATTATACAACCTTGGAACCAAATGTAAAAAAGGTTCAGCTTGGCTTGGAACGCAGTAAAGGTTTTATAAAAAAAGAGATCGCAGCTGCTAAATTCATGCGGATCGTTCCGGAACTTATTTTTAAGTTTGATGATAAAGCAGAAAAAGCTCGCAGATTAGATGAGATCTTTGCTAAAATTCACCAGGAGGAAGCTGATACTGATGAGAATTGA
- a CDS encoding DHH family phosphoesterase — MRIDDLQKIKKQLLDALPNYKSFCILTHKNPDGDGLCAALALQEILLDFAIKADVVIEDEIPDNYEFLNGSERVKVFNDTMLYKFVIILDCHEVDRLGKCAPLLHTAKEVFVFDHHVQQQLIENSKTYINAKAVSVGAILFDMFEEEIANLPADSANYVAKALYTTVINDTDNFINMNTDAATFLFCSKLMKFDIVPGQITEQFLLCRPVNEMQFIGEALSKMATYDEDNILFIVASLDMLERHDLIDKEVSKLTRWVKGTKNVKIVASFLEINSNRYRISLRSNYINVNKIATKYGGGGHKKASGCEIKGSLEKVQQGLLEDIRNQLHSI; from the coding sequence ATGAGAATTGACGATCTGCAAAAAATAAAAAAACAATTATTAGATGCACTTCCAAATTACAAATCTTTCTGTATTCTCACTCACAAAAATCCTGATGGTGACGGTCTTTGTGCAGCTTTGGCTCTGCAGGAAATTTTATTAGATTTTGCCATAAAAGCAGATGTAGTAATCGAAGATGAAATACCAGATAATTACGAATTTCTGAACGGTTCTGAAAGGGTGAAAGTTTTTAATGATACAATGCTGTATAAATTCGTGATAATTCTGGATTGTCATGAAGTTGATCGTCTGGGAAAATGCGCTCCTCTGCTTCACACAGCCAAAGAAGTTTTCGTATTCGATCATCACGTGCAGCAGCAGCTGATAGAAAATTCCAAAACTTACATAAATGCCAAAGCAGTTTCTGTCGGTGCAATCCTGTTTGATATGTTTGAAGAAGAAATTGCAAATCTTCCTGCTGATTCGGCAAATTATGTTGCCAAAGCTCTATATACAACTGTTATAAATGATACAGATAATTTCATAAATATGAACACCGATGCAGCTACCTTTTTATTTTGTTCCAAATTGATGAAATTTGATATTGTTCCCGGACAGATCACAGAACAGTTTTTACTTTGCCGACCCGTAAATGAGATGCAGTTTATCGGGGAAGCTCTCTCTAAAATGGCAACTTATGATGAAGATAATATTCTGTTCATCGTTGCTTCTCTCGATATGTTGGAACGTCATGATCTTATCGATAAAGAAGTTTCCAAACTTACACGCTGGGTAAAAGGAACTAAAAATGTGAAAATTGTTGCAAGTTTCCTGGAGATAAATTCGAATCGTTATCGTATTAGTTTGCGTTCCAATTATATAAACGTAAATAAAATTGCTACAAAATATGGCGGCGGTGGACACAAAAAAGCTTCCGGCTGCGAGATCAAAGGCAGTTTAGAAAAAGTTCAACAAGGATTGTTGGAAGATATTCGAAACCAACTTCACAGCATTTAA
- the truB gene encoding tRNA pseudouridine(55) synthase TruB, with protein MNPFGVLLIDKPVGLSSFDIIRKIRKITDIRKVGHTGTLDPFATGLLPVCIGKATRLTNRMMAKEKEYLVTMKLGVRTATGDTESEEIEELQIPEISDNDLIELKSKVEKIESQIPHKFSAIRIDGKRAYQLARKNEDFTIQARPIQINDFSIESFDLPIMKYRVIVSKGTYIRTLSETIAEMLGTIGTTLELRRTKIGNLKIENAVKIKDLNSENWQQNMISVPDIFPDIESIIIENIEHYKNGRFIDLEHENCDDVMVLSPEQDFLGFAKIHANMLQPKTVFI; from the coding sequence ATGAATCCGTTCGGCGTGCTTCTCATCGATAAACCTGTGGGATTGTCTTCATTCGATATTATCCGAAAGATCCGCAAAATTACTGATATCAGAAAAGTGGGCCACACTGGAACTCTGGATCCTTTTGCCACCGGACTTCTGCCGGTTTGTATAGGAAAAGCAACTCGACTTACAAACAGGATGATGGCAAAGGAAAAAGAATATCTGGTTACCATGAAACTGGGAGTTCGAACCGCAACCGGCGATACAGAAAGCGAAGAGATCGAAGAGCTGCAAATTCCCGAAATCTCAGATAATGATTTGATCGAACTCAAATCTAAAGTCGAAAAGATTGAATCTCAAATTCCTCACAAGTTTTCTGCCATCAGAATTGATGGCAAACGTGCTTATCAATTAGCTAGGAAAAATGAAGATTTTACCATTCAAGCCAGACCGATCCAAATAAATGATTTTTCTATTGAAAGTTTTGATTTACCGATCATGAAATATAGAGTTATCGTAAGCAAAGGAACTTATATTCGCACGCTTTCCGAGACTATTGCAGAGATGCTTGGTACGATCGGAACGACATTAGAATTACGACGAACAAAGATCGGAAATCTGAAAATTGAAAATGCGGTAAAAATAAAAGATTTGAATTCAGAAAACTGGCAGCAGAATATGATATCTGTACCTGATATTTTTCCTGATATTGAATCTATAATTATCGAAAATATTGAGCATTATAAAAACGGGCGTTTTATAGATTTAGAGCATGAAAATTGCGATGATGTGATGGTTTTATCTCCTGAGCAAGATTTTCTGGGATTCGCAAAAATACACGCCAATATGTTGCAGCCCAAGACGGTTTTTATATGA
- a CDS encoding bifunctional riboflavin kinase/FAD synthetase, translating to MKFLNGQNCSFNYPVISMGTFDGVHLGHQKLLQNLTDRAQETGGESVVISYYHHPLETIHKKTFPYLLTERNLKEKLLREFGVDCILYLEFTEEMAAMSPADFLKKILIDEIGAKEMIVGYDTHFGRFRAGNYEFLKKNAEEYNYKVSLVEPFKIKNRIISSSLIRDFVREGDLFDAARCLGRKYSIIGKVIKGQQLGRGIGFPTINLQPVDANKLIPGIGVYVCEIHWKNTIFLGTTNIGYSPTLKKNHYKEIETFILDFDEDIYDQTVEVIFHKKLRDELDFASTRELIDQIKKDVENTRGYFQNNPAKK from the coding sequence ATGAAATTTCTAAACGGTCAGAACTGCAGTTTCAATTATCCTGTTATCAGCATGGGAACTTTTGACGGAGTTCATCTGGGGCATCAGAAATTACTGCAGAATTTAACTGATCGAGCCCAAGAAACCGGTGGAGAATCGGTTGTTATCTCCTATTATCACCATCCGTTGGAAACAATTCATAAAAAAACTTTTCCCTATCTTCTTACCGAGAGAAATCTGAAAGAAAAGCTGCTGCGAGAATTTGGTGTGGATTGTATTTTATATTTAGAATTTACTGAAGAAATGGCTGCGATGTCACCTGCTGATTTCTTGAAAAAAATATTGATAGATGAAATCGGAGCAAAAGAAATGATCGTTGGCTACGATACACATTTTGGCAGATTCCGCGCAGGAAATTATGAATTCCTGAAGAAAAATGCGGAAGAATATAATTATAAAGTATCGCTTGTAGAACCTTTTAAAATAAAGAATCGCATCATCAGCAGCAGTCTGATACGTGATTTTGTACGCGAAGGCGATCTATTTGATGCAGCCAGATGTCTGGGCAGGAAATATTCCATAATTGGCAAAGTTATCAAAGGTCAGCAGTTGGGGCGTGGGATCGGATTTCCCACGATTAATTTGCAACCGGTAGATGCTAATAAACTTATTCCCGGCATCGGTGTTTACGTTTGTGAAATTCACTGGAAAAATACGATTTTTCTGGGAACGACCAATATTGGTTACAGCCCAACTCTCAAGAAAAATCATTACAAAGAGATCGAAACTTTTATTTTGGATTTTGATGAAGATATTTATGATCAAACCGTTGAAGTGATCTTCCACAAAAAATTGCGAGATGAACTTGATTTTGCATCAACTCGCGAACTTATCGATCAAATAAAAAAAGATGTGGAAAACACACGGGGATATTTCCAGAACAACCCTGCTAAAAAGTAA
- a CDS encoding ATP-binding protein: MYVQRELENKLKKYLKSPEIIAILGARQVGKTTLLQNFFNTENSLMISFEDREKLSHFQEDEKSFADYYLDKCDILIIDEFQYAREGGKKLKYIFDNYPGKKIIISGSSSLELTEQAAKYLVGRIFQFQLNSFSFSEVLRHEDIQLYEQLYKAADQLKEFTQIKDYKLPIVPSALISKALQILDEYIIFGGYPRVVLSENAEEKETVLHNIYNTYLIKEIREILNIENDFEMEKLTKSLGLRIADLINLNEISNFMGMNVRKVQQLIHVLEKTFIIQLSNPFYTNKLLELSKSKKLFFRDSGFRNAVIKNFTNQDSRTDTADLYENFIFEETHKKNIETKYWRTKSKAEVDLIIEKNGEIIPVEIKSNLKRSSIQKSLHSFIKKYVPARAFVVSRDYFDFKKINSTDVLFIPFPLFVLIDF; encoded by the coding sequence ATGTATGTGCAAAGAGAATTAGAAAATAAACTAAAAAAATATCTGAAAAGCCCTGAGATAATTGCAATTTTAGGAGCACGTCAGGTAGGAAAAACTACATTATTGCAGAACTTTTTTAATACGGAAAATTCATTAATGATCAGTTTTGAAGATAGGGAAAAGCTATCTCATTTTCAAGAAGATGAAAAGTCTTTTGCAGATTATTATTTAGATAAATGCGACATATTGATAATTGATGAATTCCAATATGCCAGAGAAGGTGGCAAAAAACTTAAATATATCTTCGATAATTATCCTGGTAAAAAAATTATCATCAGTGGTTCTTCTTCTTTAGAACTAACAGAGCAGGCAGCAAAATATTTAGTGGGTCGAATATTTCAATTTCAACTGAATTCATTTAGTTTTTCAGAAGTTTTGAGACATGAAGATATCCAACTTTATGAGCAATTGTATAAAGCTGCAGATCAATTAAAGGAATTTACTCAAATAAAAGATTATAAATTGCCAATTGTGCCGTCAGCACTTATCAGCAAAGCTTTGCAAATTTTAGATGAGTACATTATTTTTGGTGGTTATCCTCGAGTAGTATTAAGTGAAAATGCTGAAGAAAAAGAAACCGTTTTGCACAATATTTACAATACATATCTAATTAAAGAAATCAGAGAAATCCTGAATATAGAAAATGATTTTGAAATGGAGAAATTAACGAAATCGCTGGGGTTGAGAATAGCTGATTTGATAAATCTTAATGAAATATCAAATTTTATGGGAATGAATGTAAGAAAAGTTCAGCAATTAATCCATGTTTTGGAAAAAACTTTTATTATTCAGCTTTCAAATCCATTTTATACAAACAAACTTCTGGAACTTAGTAAAAGCAAAAAACTTTTCTTTCGAGATTCTGGTTTCAGAAATGCTGTGATCAAAAACTTTACCAATCAAGATTCGCGTACTGATACTGCAGATCTTTACGAAAATTTCATATTTGAAGAAACACATAAAAAAAATATAGAAACAAAGTATTGGCGTACAAAATCGAAAGCGGAAGTAGATTTGATAATAGAAAAAAATGGAGAAATAATCCCTGTTGAAATTAAATCCAATTTAAAAAGAAGCAGTATACAAAAATCACTTCATAGTTTCATCAAAAAATATGTTCCCGCTCGAGCCTTCGTTGTTTCAAGAGATTATTTTGATTTTAAAAAAATTAATTCAACAGATGTTTTGTTCATTCCATTTCCGTTATTTGTCCTAATAGATTTTTAA
- the radA gene encoding DNA repair protein RadA, whose protein sequence is MFFCTECGSETSKWSGKCPACGAWNTLKETTRVTGKKKNQRVRFELSTQPEKIINIKADAKERISTTIGELDGTLGGGIVSGMVVLIGGEPGIGKSTLMMQVANILADKRKVLYVSGEESKQQIKMRSVRLECTSEELLLYCENDAEAILNTISDLEPEFVVIDSIQSIYMNSIDSAPGSVSQLRECTGLLTRIAKQKNIPIFLVGHVTKDGSVAGPKIIEHMVDTVLYFEGEMQNQFKILRATKNRFGSTNEIGIFEMLASGLQEVKNPSQLFLRENETNVGCAIGCLLEGTRAFLVEVQALVSPASYGNSQRVALGFDHRKLALILAVIEKNLSINLRNNDVFLNLAGGMKVMEPALDLSIIAAILSSAKDTPLPAKTMLLGEVGLNGEIRAVSQAEKRIKEAIKLGYENIIVSARTKNVKSKITKLKHIRQLFPVLFGK, encoded by the coding sequence ATGTTTTTCTGCACAGAATGCGGATCAGAAACCAGTAAATGGTCGGGAAAGTGCCCGGCTTGCGGAGCCTGGAATACATTGAAAGAAACAACACGGGTAACAGGAAAAAAGAAAAATCAGCGCGTAAGATTTGAACTTTCCACCCAACCGGAAAAGATTATAAACATCAAAGCAGATGCAAAAGAGCGGATATCTACCACAATCGGTGAATTGGATGGAACGCTGGGTGGTGGAATTGTTTCCGGAATGGTCGTTTTGATTGGTGGAGAACCCGGAATTGGCAAGTCAACTTTGATGATGCAGGTAGCAAATATTCTGGCAGATAAGCGAAAAGTTCTTTATGTTTCCGGAGAGGAGAGCAAACAGCAGATCAAAATGAGGAGTGTACGTTTGGAATGTACTTCGGAAGAGTTACTTCTATATTGTGAAAATGATGCAGAAGCTATTTTGAATACAATTTCCGATCTGGAACCTGAATTTGTAGTGATCGATTCCATCCAATCAATTTATATGAATTCTATCGACAGCGCTCCGGGAAGTGTTTCTCAATTGCGGGAATGCACCGGGCTTCTTACCCGAATTGCCAAACAGAAAAATATCCCGATCTTCCTTGTTGGACACGTTACCAAAGACGGCTCGGTAGCAGGACCGAAGATCATCGAACACATGGTGGATACAGTTCTTTATTTTGAAGGTGAAATGCAGAATCAGTTCAAAATTTTGCGTGCCACGAAAAATCGTTTTGGCTCTACAAATGAAATTGGAATTTTTGAAATGCTGGCTTCCGGTTTGCAGGAAGTCAAAAATCCATCTCAACTTTTCCTGCGGGAAAATGAAACGAATGTGGGATGTGCAATCGGCTGTCTGCTGGAAGGAACGCGTGCTTTCCTGGTAGAAGTTCAGGCTCTGGTTTCTCCTGCCAGTTATGGAAATTCGCAGCGAGTTGCTTTAGGTTTCGATCACCGAAAATTAGCTCTGATCTTAGCTGTTATCGAGAAAAATCTTTCCATAAATCTGCGGAATAATGATGTGTTTTTGAACCTGGCAGGCGGAATGAAAGTGATGGAACCGGCTCTGGATCTTTCGATAATTGCTGCAATCCTTTCCAGCGCCAAAGACACACCTCTTCCAGCTAAAACGATGCTGCTTGGTGAAGTTGGATTGAATGGAGAAATTCGGGCAGTATCGCAAGCTGAAAAAAGGATAAAAGAAGCGATTAAATTAGGCTACGAAAACATTATCGTTTCAGCACGAACCAAAAACGTGAAAAGCAAGATCACAAAACTAAAACATATTCGCCAGTTATTTCCGGTGTTGTTTGGGAAGTAG